The following proteins are co-located in the Diaphorobacter sp. HDW4B genome:
- a CDS encoding tyrosine-type recombinase/integrase: protein MGREGNGVEVRDKSIRVNFTLNGVRQRVTLDIPPTPANERYAEKLVTKVRTAINRGTFDWEVFFPGAPQAKARNPANTFGEWCDLWLDTKGRLATKTLNQYRNSLNVWKELLGADRQMDELQHATVAAVVGKTPWASAKLLNNYLITLRGVFALAGRSLKTENPMAGIENSKHQKPPPDPLSFQEMEQVLAHMKKHCDPRMWAYFEVAFFTGMRPEELIALKWGDVDWNGQTIRVERARTAGEVKPLKTYNARDVDLVSRALAAIQSMKPWTFMGGPDAEIFQNIETSKPLHDERSQRDHFWTPTLRKLGIRHRRAYQTRHTYATNSLAAGINPTYIARQMGHKNAKMLFTVYAKWIDGADRGREKAKMEAMLGNEKTAQKAV from the coding sequence ATGGGCCGAGAAGGCAACGGCGTAGAGGTGCGCGACAAGTCCATTCGGGTGAATTTCACGCTGAATGGCGTTCGTCAACGCGTGACACTCGACATCCCGCCCACGCCCGCAAACGAGCGGTACGCTGAAAAGCTGGTGACCAAGGTCCGCACTGCAATCAATCGCGGTACGTTTGATTGGGAGGTGTTCTTCCCCGGCGCTCCACAGGCAAAGGCCAGGAATCCAGCGAACACCTTCGGGGAGTGGTGCGATCTGTGGCTGGACACCAAGGGGCGCTTGGCAACCAAGACCCTGAACCAGTACCGCAACTCGCTCAACGTCTGGAAAGAGCTGCTCGGTGCGGATCGCCAAATGGACGAACTCCAGCACGCCACTGTGGCCGCAGTCGTCGGCAAGACTCCGTGGGCGTCGGCCAAGCTGCTCAACAACTACCTGATCACGTTGCGCGGCGTGTTCGCACTGGCTGGCCGGAGCCTCAAAACGGAAAACCCAATGGCCGGAATCGAGAACAGCAAGCACCAGAAGCCACCGCCAGACCCGCTCTCGTTCCAAGAGATGGAGCAGGTCTTGGCGCACATGAAAAAGCACTGTGACCCGCGCATGTGGGCCTATTTCGAGGTGGCATTTTTCACGGGCATGCGCCCAGAGGAATTGATTGCGCTGAAGTGGGGGGATGTGGATTGGAATGGCCAGACCATTCGCGTTGAGCGAGCGCGAACAGCAGGCGAGGTGAAGCCGCTCAAAACCTACAACGCCCGTGACGTGGATCTGGTCAGCCGAGCGCTGGCCGCCATCCAGTCCATGAAACCGTGGACGTTCATGGGTGGGCCGGATGCCGAGATTTTCCAGAACATCGAGACCAGCAAGCCGTTGCACGATGAACGCAGCCAGCGTGACCACTTCTGGACTCCGACCCTACGGAAATTAGGTATTCGTCACCGCCGGGCGTACCAGACGCGGCACACCTATGCCACAAATTCTCTGGCCGCCGGGATCAATCCGACCTATATCGCTCGCCAGATGGGTCACAAGAACGCGAAGATGCTTTTCACCGTCTACGCGAAGTGGATCGACGGCGCAGACCGGGGGCGAGAAAAGGCCAAAATGGAAGCAATGCTCGGAAACGAAAAAACCGCCCAGAAGGCGGTTTAA
- a CDS encoding excisionase, producing the protein MTPKTQPAIAAPQVVVTPSRYVTIDLAVHITGFSRRAIEGKIARGVWLLGRQYKKADGGILIDIKEYEKWAEKATA; encoded by the coding sequence ATGACTCCCAAGACACAACCCGCAATAGCCGCTCCGCAGGTCGTGGTCACGCCGTCCAGGTATGTGACGATCGATCTTGCCGTCCACATCACCGGCTTCAGCCGCCGAGCCATCGAGGGCAAGATCGCCCGCGGTGTGTGGTTGCTTGGTCGGCAGTACAAGAAGGCAGACGGCGGAATTTTGATTGACATAAAGGAGTATGAAAAATGGGCCGAGAAGGCAACGGCGTAG